ATTACAAAACTGGTTTACCAGTCTTGAACCAGCCCCCAGTGCTTTAAGCCCCAGTGTTTTAAGCCCCAGTGACCCTGCCCCAGGGGTTTCTGCACCCGCGCCCAACGCCGCCAACCCATCCGCCGCCGCAACCGTATCCCCGCGCCCGGTTGCCTTGGGAACCCTGACCTCTGTCGCCCCCGGCTCGCCTCCAGTGGTCATTGCGCCCTCTGCCGTTGCCTCCCCGCCGCTGCCCCGGATCTCTCCCCTAGGCCGTGTTTGGGGCTGGTTGGCTCCGGTGTGGCCCGTGGGTTTGACCCTGGGCTGTGGGCTGGCATCCCTGGCGGGGGGCATGGCCTGGGCTGAATACCGCCCCCTAGGAACGATCCCCGCTGCCACCCAGGTTCCCGTGCTGGAGCAGGGGTTTAGGGCCGTGTCGGCGGGCTGGAATGCCCTAAAGGGGGGTTCTCTTGAGGGAATCGATCGCAATCCCGATCGCACCGGAACCCTAGCCGCCAACCTCGACGAGACCGATCGCCAGCAACTGCAACAGGATTTGGCCCAATTGCAACAGGAAGCCCACCAGCTTTTAGATGAAGTGGTGGCCCTAGAACAACGTCTGGGGGTGGAACCCAGGGGCGGATCCCTAGATCTACGGCTGGAGTCCCTGCAACAGATCCTCAACCCCGATCTGGATCGCGATCGCAGCACCGCGACCCTGCGGGTCACCTTGCCCAGCGATGCCCTGTTTGGGGATGGGCAAGCCCAACTGCGGCCCGAAGCCTACCGGCTCCTGAGTACGGTGATTAGCGATTTACGCCGCTACCCAGTAGCCCAGGTTACGATCGCCACCCACACCGACGACATTGGTGATGAGGCTGCTAACCGCTCCCTGTCGTTCCGCCAAAGCCGCAGCCTGTCCCAATACCTGGAAGATCGCCTAGGCAGCAGCTACCACTGGAATCCCCTGGGTTATGGGGAAGCTCAAGCCTTGGTGGACAACAGCACCAACAGCAATCGCCAACGCAACCGCCGCATTGAAATCGAGATTAAACCATAAGGGAGAGTTTCACTCATATTGAGGAGTGTCGAGTACAACTCGACGATCCCAGCCCTGGGAGAGCCGCCTTGTAGTCGGCTTCAGGAGTGTCGAGTACAACTCGACGATCCCAGCCCCCGATCCCAGCCCCCTGGGGGAGCCGCCTTGTAGTCGGCTTGAGGAGTGTCGAGTACAACTCGACGATCCCAGCCCCCTGGGAGAGCCGACTTGTAGTCGGCTTCAGGCGGTCGTCAGGAGGGGGTGACCTGTTTTTTTGGAGAAGTCCATTAGAATAAGGACAGGAATTGTAGAGAATATTTACAATTAATCTTGCTGCCTTGGTTGCAGACGCGATCGCGATCGGTTCAATTGTGTTTTATTGGTGTGAGGAGTCCTATGGCAATTCATTGGTTGCAAGCATTTGAAGTGGGCAAGTACCTGGTTTCCCAACGGTTATCCGGGCGCAAGCGCTTTCCCCTCGTTCTGA
This region of Prochlorothrix hollandica PCC 9006 = CALU 1027 genomic DNA includes:
- a CDS encoding OmpA family protein, producing MATPSSTRLVAVESAALELQNWFTSLEPAPSALSPSVLSPSDPAPGVSAPAPNAANPSAAATVSPRPVALGTLTSVAPGSPPVVIAPSAVASPPLPRISPLGRVWGWLAPVWPVGLTLGCGLASLAGGMAWAEYRPLGTIPAATQVPVLEQGFRAVSAGWNALKGGSLEGIDRNPDRTGTLAANLDETDRQQLQQDLAQLQQEAHQLLDEVVALEQRLGVEPRGGSLDLRLESLQQILNPDLDRDRSTATLRVTLPSDALFGDGQAQLRPEAYRLLSTVISDLRRYPVAQVTIATHTDDIGDEAANRSLSFRQSRSLSQYLEDRLGSSYHWNPLGYGEAQALVDNSTNSNRQRNRRIEIEIKP